The Solibacillus daqui genome has a segment encoding these proteins:
- a CDS encoding AMP-binding protein gives MNSFKKFEEFGNRTAVYAEREYSYSEMIEIADAICGKVGERTLVFCLCSNNKESLFGYVGFIRGGVVPVLLDASIHIDRLRRLINLYKPTYIWASSENQDLLKVMDSSFVFGDYTLYKCPTFFQHDLDEHLALLLTTSGSTGSPKFVRLSYENIFKNAESIAKYLDINADDKPITTLPMNYSYGLSIINSHFICGATIIVTDASIIKKEFWDLCREQRVTTFGGVPFIYEMLNRLKFEEFNLPSLKKLTQAGGKLSSTLSSKFAKVCNQKGIQFFTMYGQTEATARMTYLPCEKNLDKVGSIGIAIPDGELILQDDTGNKITEPNVIGELIYKGANVSLGYAESFFDLSKKDENNGILQTGDLAYFDQDGYYFISGRIKRMIKVYGNRISLDEVEGLLNEHGHDCICAGTDDQMYIYTLKEDRVQIKKIIKEKLNLKGFEIMRIEEIPRNHFGKILYSELPKYG, from the coding sequence ATGAATAGTTTCAAAAAATTTGAGGAGTTTGGGAACCGCACTGCTGTATATGCTGAACGAGAATATTCTTACTCTGAAATGATAGAAATTGCTGACGCTATCTGTGGTAAAGTAGGTGAACGAACGCTCGTTTTTTGTTTATGTTCAAATAATAAAGAGTCTTTATTTGGTTACGTGGGCTTTATTAGAGGTGGTGTTGTACCTGTACTTTTGGATGCATCCATCCATATTGATCGGTTGCGCAGACTGATTAACCTTTATAAGCCTACATACATTTGGGCGAGTAGTGAAAATCAAGACCTTTTAAAAGTAATGGATAGTTCATTTGTGTTTGGAGATTACACATTATATAAGTGTCCGACATTTTTCCAACATGATCTTGATGAACATCTTGCGCTCCTTTTAACAACCTCAGGAAGTACAGGTAGCCCAAAATTTGTTCGCTTGAGTTATGAAAATATTTTCAAAAATGCTGAATCCATAGCGAAGTACCTTGACATCAATGCAGACGATAAACCGATAACAACACTTCCAATGAACTACTCCTATGGTCTTTCTATCATCAATAGTCATTTCATATGTGGGGCGACGATAATTGTAACGGATGCATCTATCATTAAAAAAGAGTTTTGGGACTTATGTAGAGAGCAACGAGTAACAACTTTTGGAGGAGTTCCTTTCATATATGAGATGCTTAATAGGCTGAAGTTTGAAGAGTTTAATCTTCCGAGTTTAAAAAAATTAACTCAAGCAGGTGGAAAATTAAGTTCAACTCTATCGTCCAAGTTTGCTAAAGTATGTAATCAGAAAGGAATTCAATTTTTTACCATGTACGGTCAAACTGAAGCAACGGCGCGGATGACCTATTTACCATGTGAAAAAAATCTCGATAAAGTCGGAAGTATTGGTATTGCCATTCCAGATGGAGAACTGATTCTGCAAGATGATACTGGCAACAAAATTACAGAGCCTAATGTTATTGGCGAATTGATATACAAAGGAGCAAATGTTTCTTTGGGGTATGCTGAGTCGTTTTTCGATCTTTCGAAAAAAGATGAGAACAACGGTATTTTGCAAACAGGTGATTTGGCTTACTTTGATCAGGATGGGTATTATTTTATATCTGGCCGAATCAAAAGAATGATTAAAGTCTACGGAAACCGTATCAGCCTAGATGAAGTTGAAGGACTTTTAAATGAGCATGGTCATGATTGTATCTGCGCTGGGACGGATGACCAAATGTATATTTACACATTAAAAGAAGATCGTGTTCAAATTAAAAAAATAATTAAGGAAAAATTAAACTTAAAGGGCTTTGAAATTATGAGAATTGAGGAAATCCCACGTAATCATTTTGGAAAAATCCTCTATTCTGAGTTACCTAAATATGGATAA
- a CDS encoding MBOAT family O-acyltransferase produces MSFISIEFLLFLAIIVFTYYLIPHRLRWILLLVASYVFYAILSIQFIPLLLASTAFTYFTGIIIEKQQIRKQKKKVMLVGISVLLFFLGWFKYFNFVNESLRAIAKYMDWNYTVPYQEIVLPLAISFYTFQAVSYLVDIYYGKQKAERHYGYFSIYFAFFPQLVAGPIERAKKLLPQFKVEQKFNYENLTYGMKRIAWGFFKKTLIADRLAPIVSSVFDNPNPTGSQIVLATILFSIQLFADFSACSDIAIGCARMLGINLTENFKQPHFAVSISDFWSRWHITLSTWLRDYIFVPLCKGKKKRSEIYLAIVITFLVSGIWHGAAWTFVLWGLIHGFYRVFGDYTKHFRGKMASFIHLDRSPVLHKWMKIAITFLLVCFSRVFFRSDSVTHAFENAQLFLTINSWRPSGIVKAFEIFSLLDLVIFIFFFIIVQIFQYIERKNVSTWEWLSQRSIFARFAFYIFIIVSVLIFGVSGEGFVYGGF; encoded by the coding sequence ATGAGTTTTATATCTATTGAGTTTCTTCTATTTCTCGCAATAATCGTTTTTACTTATTATTTAATCCCACATCGATTGAGATGGATTCTTTTATTAGTAGCAAGTTACGTTTTTTACGCTATCTTGAGTATCCAATTTATACCGTTACTACTTGCAAGCACAGCTTTTACTTATTTTACTGGAATTATAATTGAAAAACAGCAGATAAGAAAACAGAAGAAAAAAGTCATGCTAGTTGGTATTTCCGTATTATTATTTTTTCTCGGTTGGTTTAAATATTTTAATTTTGTAAATGAATCACTTCGAGCGATTGCAAAATACATGGATTGGAATTATACCGTACCATACCAAGAAATTGTCCTGCCATTAGCCATTTCTTTTTATACATTTCAGGCAGTAAGTTATCTTGTGGATATCTACTATGGAAAGCAAAAGGCAGAAAGACATTACGGTTATTTTTCGATATATTTTGCATTTTTTCCACAGTTGGTTGCTGGGCCGATTGAACGTGCTAAGAAATTACTTCCGCAATTTAAAGTTGAACAGAAGTTTAATTATGAAAATTTAACCTATGGGATGAAGCGAATAGCTTGGGGTTTTTTTAAGAAGACATTGATTGCAGATCGACTAGCTCCAATTGTATCAAGTGTTTTCGATAATCCTAACCCGACTGGTTCACAAATTGTACTAGCTACTATTCTGTTCTCGATACAATTGTTCGCTGATTTTTCAGCATGCAGTGACATTGCCATCGGTTGTGCAAGAATGCTGGGGATAAATTTGACGGAAAACTTTAAGCAACCGCACTTTGCTGTTTCGATATCAGATTTTTGGAGTAGATGGCATATAACGCTTTCTACATGGCTCAGGGACTATATCTTTGTCCCGTTATGTAAGGGTAAAAAGAAGAGAAGTGAAATTTATTTAGCAATTGTAATTACTTTTTTAGTAAGCGGCATTTGGCACGGAGCCGCTTGGACTTTTGTTTTATGGGGTCTAATTCATGGGTTTTATCGGGTGTTTGGAGATTATACAAAACATTTTCGTGGGAAAATGGCTTCCTTTATTCATTTGGATAGAAGTCCAGTGCTGCATAAATGGATGAAAATTGCTATAACTTTCCTGCTAGTTTGCTTTTCTAGAGTTTTTTTTCGATCGGATTCCGTTACACATGCATTTGAAAATGCACAGCTTTTCTTAACAATTAACTCCTGGAGACCATCGGGAATTGTTAAAGCATTTGAAATATTTTCGCTACTAGATTTAGTAATTTTCATTTTCTTCTTTATTATTGTACAAATATTTCAGTATATCGAAAGAAAAAATGTTTCAACATGGGAATGGCTATCGCAACGCTCGATATTCGCTAGATTTGCATTTTACATTTTT